The following proteins come from a genomic window of Alicyclobacillus dauci:
- the yabG gene encoding sporulation peptidase YabG produces MWKAGDMVTRKSYGKDVCFVVVETDEATETAILKGMDVRLMADAPYDDLEKVSDDELRQFEAARNQVEGECLRLIQSRRAHEYEKRALRRESRFQTNPDFFERPGRILHLDGDGSYLQKCLTVYRELGIRAIGQHVAEAQMPTAVNSLLEQYEPDILIITGHDGVIRKGKDWSDIRNYRNSQNFIRAVSNARKHARNMDDLVIIAGACQSHFEGILDAGANFASSPQRIMIHALDPVFIAEKIAFTPIHETVNLYDVVKSTYTGTDGIGGLESRGKYRLGLPRSAY; encoded by the coding sequence ATGTGGAAAGCAGGCGACATGGTGACCCGCAAGTCGTACGGCAAGGATGTTTGCTTTGTCGTCGTTGAGACAGATGAAGCGACGGAAACGGCCATTTTGAAGGGCATGGATGTCCGCCTCATGGCCGATGCACCGTATGACGACCTAGAGAAGGTCAGCGACGACGAACTGCGCCAGTTTGAGGCAGCCCGCAATCAAGTTGAAGGTGAATGCCTTCGCTTGATTCAATCACGCCGTGCCCACGAGTACGAAAAACGGGCACTCAGACGCGAAAGCCGTTTCCAGACCAACCCGGATTTTTTTGAACGGCCCGGTCGGATTCTTCACTTAGACGGTGATGGTTCTTACCTACAAAAATGTTTGACAGTGTATCGCGAACTCGGAATCCGGGCTATCGGGCAACATGTAGCGGAAGCGCAAATGCCCACCGCAGTAAACAGCCTTTTGGAACAGTATGAGCCGGATATTTTGATTATTACTGGACATGACGGCGTGATTCGCAAAGGCAAAGACTGGTCTGACATCCGGAATTACCGTAACTCACAGAATTTCATTCGCGCGGTCTCCAATGCCAGAAAGCACGCTCGAAACATGGACGATCTCGTCATCATCGCCGGCGCCTGCCAATCTCACTTCGAGGGCATCTTGGATGCCGGCGCGAACTTTGCCAGTTCGCCGCAGCGAATCATGATTCACGCCCTCGATCCCGTCTTTATCGCCGAAAAAATCGCATTTACACCGATTCACGAAACGGTTAACTTATACGATGTCGTCAAGTCCACGTACACAGGAACAGACGGCATCGGGGGACTCGAGTCTCGGGGGAAGTATCGTTTGGGTTTGCCGAGATCGGCGTACTGA
- the veg gene encoding biofilm formation stimulator Veg has protein sequence MAKNALHEIKKSLDGLIGERVLLRANGGRRKTVERFGVLEETYPSVFVVKLDPPDGSFERVSYSYADVLTETVELMLCTEDGNTSKFALEQ, from the coding sequence TTGGCAAAAAATGCGCTCCACGAAATTAAAAAAAGCTTGGATGGACTCATCGGCGAACGCGTATTACTCCGGGCAAACGGAGGAAGACGGAAGACGGTCGAGCGCTTCGGTGTATTGGAAGAGACGTATCCATCCGTTTTCGTGGTCAAGTTGGATCCGCCTGATGGCTCGTTTGAACGCGTTTCGTACAGTTATGCTGATGTTCTAACGGAAACAGTCGAACTCATGCTCTGTACGGAAGATGGCAATACGTCGAAGTTCGCGCTCGAACAGTAA
- a CDS encoding small, acid-soluble spore protein, alpha/beta type, whose product MARRRGMMSDAFKVELAKELGFYDTVAQEGWGGIRARDAGNMVKRAIEIAEQAMAERTQGQ is encoded by the coding sequence ATGGCGAGAAGGCGCGGAATGATGTCGGATGCGTTTAAAGTGGAACTTGCGAAAGAGCTTGGTTTCTATGACACCGTAGCCCAAGAGGGCTGGGGTGGGATCCGAGCGCGGGATGCAGGGAACATGGTGAAACGTGCAATCGAGATCGCTGAGCAAGCTATGGCAGAGAGAACTCAAGGTCAGTAA
- a CDS encoding cyanophycinase has product MAAKTGPLVIVGGAEDKTGECRILRRFIELGGGKSAYVLVITVATELPIEVGTEYTEVFGRLGVADVRTFDVSTREAANLDSAVKMIRNATCIYFTGGDQLRITKLLGGTRVDAELHEAYHRGVPLGGTSAGASMMSSTMIVEGEAETNPRVSIVDMAPGMEFLDGAVVDQHFAQRGRLGRLLSAVAQYPHHLGLGIDENTAVIVQDHVLEVVGQGAVSIVDAGSVSYSNLDKVTREESLALCGVKLHMLPEGCGFHLRDREPIPDFKNWTRKQNKELSS; this is encoded by the coding sequence TTGGCAGCGAAAACTGGCCCTTTAGTCATCGTTGGTGGGGCTGAAGATAAGACGGGCGAATGCCGGATTCTGCGTCGGTTTATTGAACTGGGAGGCGGGAAAAGCGCTTACGTTCTGGTCATTACCGTAGCAACGGAGCTTCCAATCGAAGTCGGGACGGAGTATACCGAGGTATTTGGCCGGCTTGGCGTTGCAGACGTGCGCACATTCGATGTTTCCACGCGTGAAGCGGCGAATTTAGACAGTGCGGTGAAGATGATTCGCAATGCTACTTGCATTTATTTTACAGGCGGCGATCAGCTTCGCATCACCAAACTTTTAGGCGGAACACGTGTGGATGCAGAGCTTCACGAGGCTTACCACCGTGGCGTGCCGCTGGGGGGAACCAGTGCGGGTGCTTCCATGATGTCGAGCACGATGATCGTGGAAGGTGAGGCTGAGACCAATCCGCGTGTGAGCATTGTCGACATGGCTCCAGGCATGGAGTTCTTGGACGGTGCGGTCGTGGATCAGCATTTCGCCCAGCGCGGGCGCTTGGGACGATTGCTATCGGCTGTCGCACAGTATCCGCACCATCTCGGTCTCGGAATCGACGAGAATACTGCTGTGATCGTGCAGGATCACGTCCTAGAAGTCGTTGGTCAAGGTGCAGTGAGTATTGTTGATGCGGGGAGCGTCAGCTATTCCAACTTAGACAAGGTCACTCGTGAAGAATCGCTTGCGCTCTGTGGCGTGAAATTGCACATGCTTCCGGAAGGATGCGGCTTCCATTTGCGCGACAGAGAACCGATTCCTGACTTTAAAAATTGGACTCGCAAGCAGAACAAGGAGCTGTCCTCATGA
- the cphA gene encoding cyanophycin synthetase codes for MNIVSVRHIDGPNVYLYKPIMVARIHLESYTEKESFHFPGFTESLIQLLPGLREHHCAKGEPGGFIERLHGGTYFGHITEHVTIELATLLGLDVHYGKTVYADGPGIYDIVMECKAYECQRQLLFRAADLVRQLTEQEVAQPTVEEILDEARAVLLRTGLGPSTQAIVDACIRRQIPVRRLGTGSLLELGYGIHRQRIAATITDKTSCVAVDIACNKEQTKELLREGGIPVPDGGLASSVEEALDWFHRLGEPVVIKPFDGRQGQGVCLNIEQENEVRDAFQIASEYASSVLVERYVPGENVRLLIINGECVAVSRRDPANVVGDGVHSIGELIEQANEDPRRGVGHEKPLTKIHVDAVVQGTLARLGKTLDSVPLLGERVVLRDSANLSTGGEAHDMTDELHASYKRFAERSARIVGLDVCGIDMVVEDLNVPATADNCAVIEVNAAPGIRMHQHPSHGAARDVADAIVESLFPGGKSGRIPIISVTGTNGKTTTARLIAHAIKREGKTVGLTTTGGVYINDELIQGGDTTGPRSARLVLSDPTVELAVLETARGGILRGGLAYDKADVSVITNITLDHVGQDSVDTIEDLIHVKSLVAECTHPDGTVVLNADDENLVNLSKRLKTRVVFTSSRADNPVVERHLAVGGTAVYVDNGYIVEANGTLKRMLTSVLDIPLTMRGTIGFHIENAVLAAAALRAAGVSRRAVAAALRGFEPTSNRGRCMIYRMPNGSHVILDYAHNPAGFQRIGEWLHRLPHQHLIGVIGVPGDRADTVVELSAQTLAPIFDAFIVKEDADKRGRRDGEIAEIMRRTLRTVEPSKPVRVVLSETEALAQATTMLQPGDIACLFYESAEALDRFLMDEGAQRVSDITVSTNRSYAML; via the coding sequence ATGAATATCGTATCGGTTCGCCATATCGATGGCCCGAACGTATATCTTTATAAGCCAATCATGGTCGCGAGAATTCATTTGGAATCCTATACGGAGAAGGAAAGTTTTCATTTTCCTGGTTTTACAGAATCCCTGATTCAATTGTTGCCCGGTCTTAGGGAGCACCATTGCGCTAAGGGAGAACCGGGTGGATTTATAGAACGCCTTCACGGAGGCACTTATTTCGGGCATATCACTGAGCACGTTACCATTGAATTAGCTACTTTGTTGGGACTTGACGTTCACTACGGAAAGACAGTTTACGCAGATGGACCTGGGATTTACGACATTGTCATGGAATGCAAGGCGTACGAATGTCAAAGGCAGCTTCTCTTCCGGGCCGCCGATCTCGTCCGTCAATTAACGGAGCAAGAGGTTGCTCAGCCAACAGTAGAAGAAATTCTCGATGAAGCACGCGCAGTGCTCTTGAGAACCGGGTTGGGGCCGAGCACCCAGGCTATCGTCGACGCGTGCATTCGGCGGCAAATTCCCGTACGGCGGCTTGGTACGGGTAGCTTGTTGGAATTGGGGTATGGCATTCACCGTCAACGCATTGCCGCGACAATCACAGACAAAACATCCTGTGTGGCGGTCGACATTGCCTGTAACAAGGAGCAAACGAAGGAACTGTTGCGTGAAGGCGGTATTCCAGTACCAGATGGTGGACTCGCGTCATCGGTCGAGGAAGCGCTGGACTGGTTTCACCGGCTCGGAGAACCAGTGGTTATCAAGCCGTTTGACGGGCGACAGGGCCAAGGCGTCTGCTTGAATATCGAGCAGGAAAATGAAGTCCGGGATGCCTTCCAAATTGCTTCTGAATACGCGTCAAGTGTGTTGGTGGAGCGCTACGTTCCTGGGGAGAATGTGCGTCTTCTCATCATCAACGGGGAGTGCGTGGCTGTGTCGCGACGCGATCCCGCCAACGTCGTGGGGGACGGTGTCCACTCTATCGGGGAGTTGATTGAGCAGGCGAACGAAGACCCACGACGGGGCGTAGGGCATGAGAAACCCCTGACGAAAATTCACGTGGATGCTGTTGTTCAGGGTACGCTTGCACGATTGGGCAAAACATTGGACAGTGTACCACTGCTCGGTGAGCGCGTCGTTTTACGGGATAGCGCAAACCTGTCAACGGGCGGTGAAGCACATGATATGACGGATGAGCTACATGCGAGTTATAAGCGATTCGCTGAGCGCAGTGCGCGTATTGTTGGACTGGATGTGTGTGGGATCGACATGGTCGTAGAAGACCTGAATGTGCCAGCCACGGCTGACAATTGTGCCGTGATCGAGGTAAATGCCGCGCCGGGTATTCGCATGCACCAACATCCATCGCATGGAGCGGCTCGTGATGTCGCTGATGCCATTGTTGAGTCTCTGTTTCCGGGCGGTAAAAGCGGCCGGATTCCCATTATTTCGGTTACCGGCACAAATGGGAAGACGACAACGGCTAGGCTCATTGCCCATGCGATAAAGCGCGAGGGCAAGACAGTCGGACTCACGACAACGGGCGGCGTTTACATCAACGATGAGCTGATCCAGGGTGGCGATACGACTGGTCCGCGCAGCGCCCGACTCGTATTATCCGATCCGACCGTTGAACTCGCCGTCCTCGAAACAGCCCGCGGGGGCATCCTTCGCGGAGGACTGGCTTACGATAAGGCGGATGTTTCGGTCATCACGAACATCACACTCGATCACGTCGGACAAGACAGCGTCGACACCATCGAGGATCTCATCCACGTCAAGTCTCTTGTAGCCGAATGTACTCATCCGGACGGTACCGTCGTGCTGAACGCCGACGATGAGAATCTGGTGAACTTGAGCAAGCGCCTGAAAACACGCGTTGTGTTTACGTCTTCTCGGGCTGACAACCCAGTTGTTGAACGCCACCTCGCCGTTGGCGGTACGGCCGTGTACGTTGACAACGGCTATATCGTTGAAGCGAACGGGACACTGAAGCGGATGCTGACATCAGTGCTCGACATACCGCTGACGATGCGTGGAACGATAGGCTTTCACATCGAAAATGCTGTACTCGCGGCAGCGGCTCTGCGGGCAGCAGGTGTTTCACGCCGGGCTGTTGCCGCAGCGCTCCGGGGATTCGAACCGACGTCCAACCGCGGTCGTTGTATGATTTACCGAATGCCAAACGGTTCGCACGTCATTCTCGACTATGCTCACAATCCTGCGGGCTTTCAGCGGATCGGAGAATGGCTGCATCGACTCCCGCATCAGCATCTGATCGGCGTCATTGGTGTCCCGGGGGATCGGGCTGATACAGTCGTCGAACTGTCTGCCCAAACGCTCGCACCGATCTTCGACGCGTTCATCGTCAAGGAAGACGCCGACAAGCGAGGCCGCAGGGATGGAGAAATTGCCGAGATCATGCGCCGGACACTTCGAACAGTTGAACCGAGCAAACCGGTACGGGTCGTATTGTCTGAAACAGAGGCGTTAGCCCAAGCGACGACTATGCTCCAACCGGGTGATATTGCTTGTTTATTTTACGAATCTGCTGAAGCACTTGATCGATTCCTAATGGATGAAGGCGCACAACGAGTCAGTGACATCACGGTGTCTACAAACCGAAGCTATGCCATGCTGTAA
- the ispE gene encoding 4-(cytidine 5'-diphospho)-2-C-methyl-D-erythritol kinase, producing MGFLLLERAYAKINLTLDVLGRRPDGYHEVDMVMQSIDLSDLVWLDKRYDGRIVLETSAAHIPTDDRNLCVQAAKVFFRHTGIQSGVHINLEKNIPVAAGLAGGSSDAAAVLRGLNRLFGTERSLGEIAEMAAEIGSDVPFCVYGGTAIAQGRGERLTHIPHQCQMQVLLIHPRMFVSTGEIYQALEPGDFVSHTTSLVMKEALQKQDVDAIPKLVANRLQRVTFSLYPEVAQLADKVETVTRTRVHMSGSGPTLFCLAPTVQQANRMYNALRGIMRDVYMTHFVTNPPVGG from the coding sequence GTGGGTTTTTTGCTGTTAGAGCGTGCATACGCAAAAATTAATCTGACATTGGATGTCCTAGGACGCCGTCCCGATGGTTACCACGAAGTCGACATGGTCATGCAGAGTATCGATCTGTCTGACCTCGTGTGGCTGGACAAGCGCTATGACGGCCGAATTGTCCTGGAGACGAGCGCGGCGCACATCCCGACGGATGACAGAAACCTTTGTGTACAAGCAGCGAAGGTCTTCTTCAGACATACGGGAATCCAGTCAGGGGTACATATCAACTTGGAGAAGAACATTCCTGTGGCGGCGGGGTTGGCGGGCGGATCGAGCGATGCAGCCGCTGTTTTGCGCGGCTTAAACCGCTTGTTCGGCACGGAACGCAGTCTTGGTGAAATAGCAGAAATGGCCGCAGAAATTGGCTCGGATGTCCCGTTCTGTGTCTATGGGGGAACGGCTATTGCACAGGGCCGAGGAGAACGATTGACGCACATCCCGCACCAGTGCCAGATGCAAGTGCTCCTCATTCATCCCAGAATGTTCGTGTCTACGGGGGAAATTTACCAAGCGCTCGAACCAGGGGATTTTGTTTCGCATACCACCAGTCTGGTCATGAAGGAAGCACTGCAAAAACAGGACGTAGATGCCATTCCGAAGCTGGTGGCCAATCGCTTGCAGCGAGTGACGTTTTCACTATACCCTGAAGTGGCACAACTGGCCGACAAGGTGGAGACTGTCACGCGTACGAGGGTTCACATGTCGGGCAGCGGACCAACCCTGTTTTGTCTTGCGCCGACCGTTCAACAGGCGAACCGCATGTACAATGCACTTCGTGGAATCATGAGAGATGTCTATATGACGCATTTTGTAACGAATCCACCAGTGGGCGGCTGA